A single window of Apodemus sylvaticus chromosome 4, mApoSyl1.1, whole genome shotgun sequence DNA harbors:
- the Prune1 gene encoding exopolyphosphatase PRUNE1 isoform X2, with amino-acid sequence MRLTFSHCTRLASSPSSLLTTIFYRRLTTEQLLRKDQKTIYRQGTKVAVSAVYMDLEAFLQRSDLLADLSAFCHDHSYDALVAMTIFFNTHNEPVRQLAIFCPHEALRMTICGVLEQSTSPPLKLTAVPSISPNLQAYLQGNTQVSRKKLLPVLQEALAAYLDSTKMPSGQSEVVVGVSREQVDKELDRASNSLISGLSQDEEDPPLPPTPMNSLVDECPLDQGLPKLSAEAVFEKCSQISLSQSTRACPSNK; translated from the exons GACTGACCACTGAGCAGCTGCTCAGGAAGGACCAGAAGACGATCTACAGACAGGGAACCAAGGTGGCAGTCAGTGCAGTCTACATGGATTTGGAG GCCTTTCTGCAGCGGTCAGACCTTCTCGCAGATCTCAGTGCTTTCTGCCATGATCACAGCTATGACGCCCTGGTTGCCATGACTATCTTTTTCAATACTCATAATGAGCCAGTACGGCAATTAGCTATCTTCTGTCCCCACGAGGCACTTCGAATGACA ATCTGTGGAGTCCTGGAACagtccacctccccacccctgaaGCTGACAGCTGTCCCAAGCATCTCTCCTAACCTCCAGGCCTATCTTCAAGGCAACACCCAGGTCTCTCGAAAGAAGCTGCTGCCTGTGCTCCAGGAAGCCCTCGCAGCATATCTTGACTCAACGAAGATGCCTTCAGGGCAGTCTGAGGTAGTTGTGGGTGTGTCTAGGGAGCAGGTGGACAAGGAATTGGACAGGGCGAGTAACTCTCTGATTTCTGGACTGAGTCAAGATGAGGAAGACCCTCCGCTGCCACCCACACCCATGAACAGCTTGGTGGATGAGTGTCCTCTGGACCAGGGGCTGCCGAAGCTCTCTGCTGAGGCTGTCTTTGAGAAGTGCAGTCAGATCTCACTATCCCAGTCAACAAGAGCCTGCCCATCAAATAAGTGA